One window from the genome of Streptomyces cadmiisoli encodes:
- a CDS encoding DeoR/GlpR family DNA-binding transcription regulator: MSENQNLLAEQRRALILEEVRRRGGVRVNELTRKLGVSDMTVRRDLDALARQGVLEKVHGGAVPVVEASTHEPGFEAKSGLELSAKEDIARAAAQLVAPGSAIALSGGTTTYALAQHLVEVPDLTVVTNSVRVADVFHAAQRSSGQRQGSATVVLTGGVRTPSDSLVGPVADQAIAALHFDVLFLGVHGISTEAGLSTPNLAEAETNRRLVQSARRVVVVADHTKWGTVGLSSFAALDQVDTLVTDAGLPAEARAEVSEHLRHLVVAGEEEDADDL; encoded by the coding sequence GTGAGTGAGAATCAGAACCTCCTCGCGGAGCAGCGCCGCGCCTTGATCCTGGAAGAGGTGCGGCGTCGCGGTGGTGTCCGTGTCAACGAGCTGACCCGCAAGCTCGGCGTGTCGGACATGACGGTCCGCCGCGATCTCGACGCGCTGGCCCGCCAGGGTGTTCTGGAGAAGGTTCACGGCGGTGCCGTCCCGGTGGTGGAGGCGAGCACGCACGAGCCGGGCTTCGAGGCCAAGTCGGGTCTGGAGCTCAGCGCCAAGGAGGACATCGCCAGGGCCGCGGCGCAGTTGGTCGCGCCCGGCTCCGCGATCGCCCTGTCGGGCGGCACGACCACGTACGCGCTGGCGCAGCATCTGGTCGAGGTGCCCGACCTGACGGTGGTCACCAACTCGGTGCGGGTGGCGGACGTGTTCCACGCCGCGCAGCGTTCCTCCGGACAGCGCCAGGGCTCGGCCACGGTGGTGCTGACGGGCGGGGTGCGCACGCCGTCCGACTCGCTGGTGGGCCCGGTGGCCGACCAGGCGATCGCGGCGCTCCACTTCGATGTGCTGTTCCTCGGCGTGCACGGCATATCGACGGAGGCCGGGCTGTCGACGCCGAACCTCGCCGAGGCGGAGACCAACCGGCGTCTGGTGCAGTCGGCGCGGCGGGTCGTGGTGGTCGCCGACCACACCAAGTGGGGCACGGTGGGCCTGAGTTCGTTCGCCGCGCTGGACCAGGTGGACACGCTGGTCACCGACGCGGGACTGCCCGCCGAGGCCCGCGCGGAGGTCTCGGAGCACCTGCGGCACCTGGTGGTCGCGGGCGAGGAGGAGGACGCGGACGACCTCTAG
- a CDS encoding right-handed parallel beta-helix repeat-containing protein, with product MAQGTVQVTHTGTSRWRRRTGEYASLAAALEAAADGDVLTIAPGTYRENLVVHRAVTLRGPEGSPGSVRIAPVDGVPLTVRASAVVQDLHVEGQDTAAPALLVEEGTPELTDVRVVTRSAAGIEVRGGARPTVRRCTVDNPAGIGIAVVDGGGGVFEDCEVVAAGQAGVAVRGGAHPRLERCRVHHASGSGLTATGENSALEAVGCEVYEVRGSGVQITGRATAHLTNCDVHRTTGDGVTLDTDAVLTLADCSIHDIPENAVDLRSRSVLTLTRTTVRQFGRNGLSVWDPGTRVDANQCEIFDSTGDYPAVWVSDGATAVLDSCRVHDVPDALFVLDRGSRADVVDSDLSQVRNTAVSVSDGATAQLDDCRIRDAATGAWFRDHGSGGTLNNCTVDGTQTGVIVTKGADPTIERCTVESPGEAGFYVSAGGRGTFLNCRVRGSGGYGFHVIDGCRTTLRKCRTERCARGGFEFADAGSGADSGTGPVVEDCTSDESAGVRAPAAPEPAVQTAGQPSGLLGAIPGQRTTEQEPFVAATQPAPPASRTSKAVLGELDALVGLESVKREVRALTDMIEVGRRRQQAGLKAASVKRHLVFTGSPGTGKTTVARLYGEILASLGVLDQGHLVEVSRVDLVGEHIGSTAIRTQEAFERARGGVLFIDEAYALSPEDAGRDFGKEAIDTLVKLMEDQRDAVVVIVAGYTAEMERFLSVNPGVASRFSRTITFSDYGPEELLRIVEQQAEEHEYRLAPGTAEALLEYFTTLPKGPAFGNGRTARQTFEAMVEAHASRVAQLDEPSTDDLTLLYAQDLPELL from the coding sequence ATGGCACAGGGCACGGTCCAGGTGACGCACACCGGTACATCGCGGTGGCGGCGCCGCACGGGTGAGTACGCATCTCTGGCCGCCGCTCTGGAGGCCGCGGCCGACGGTGACGTACTCACCATCGCCCCCGGAACCTACCGGGAGAACCTCGTCGTCCACCGGGCGGTGACCCTGCGCGGCCCCGAGGGCTCGCCCGGCTCCGTGCGCATCGCGCCCGTCGACGGGGTGCCGCTGACCGTGCGCGCCTCCGCGGTGGTGCAGGACCTGCACGTGGAGGGGCAGGACACGGCGGCGCCCGCACTGCTCGTCGAGGAGGGCACGCCCGAGCTGACCGACGTGCGCGTCGTCACGCGGTCCGCGGCCGGGATAGAGGTGCGCGGCGGCGCGCGGCCGACCGTGCGCCGGTGCACCGTGGACAACCCGGCCGGCATCGGCATCGCCGTCGTCGACGGCGGGGGCGGAGTGTTCGAGGACTGCGAGGTCGTCGCGGCCGGACAGGCCGGCGTCGCGGTGCGGGGCGGCGCCCACCCGCGCCTGGAGCGCTGCCGGGTGCACCACGCGTCGGGTTCCGGACTGACCGCGACCGGTGAGAACTCCGCACTGGAGGCCGTGGGTTGCGAGGTGTACGAGGTCCGCGGCAGCGGTGTGCAGATCACCGGCCGGGCCACCGCCCACCTCACGAACTGCGACGTGCACCGTACGACCGGGGACGGCGTCACCCTCGACACCGACGCCGTGCTGACCCTCGCCGACTGCTCCATCCACGACATCCCCGAGAACGCGGTCGACCTGCGCTCCCGCTCCGTCCTGACGCTGACCCGCACCACCGTGCGGCAGTTCGGCCGCAACGGCCTGTCGGTGTGGGACCCCGGCACGCGCGTGGACGCCAACCAGTGCGAGATCTTCGACAGCACCGGCGACTACCCGGCCGTGTGGGTGAGCGACGGCGCCACCGCGGTGCTCGACTCCTGCCGGGTGCACGACGTACCCGACGCGTTGTTCGTGCTCGACCGCGGCTCGCGCGCGGACGTCGTCGACAGCGACCTGTCCCAGGTGCGCAACACCGCGGTGTCGGTCAGCGACGGCGCGACGGCGCAGCTCGACGACTGCCGCATCCGGGACGCGGCGACCGGTGCCTGGTTCCGCGACCACGGCAGCGGCGGCACCCTCAACAACTGCACGGTGGACGGCACCCAGACCGGAGTCATCGTCACCAAGGGCGCCGACCCGACGATCGAGCGGTGCACGGTCGAGTCCCCCGGCGAGGCCGGCTTCTACGTGTCGGCGGGCGGTCGCGGCACCTTCCTGAACTGCCGGGTGCGGGGCAGCGGCGGCTACGGCTTCCATGTGATAGACGGCTGTCGTACGACGCTGCGCAAGTGCCGCACGGAGCGGTGCGCGCGCGGCGGATTCGAGTTCGCCGACGCGGGATCCGGCGCCGACTCCGGCACGGGTCCGGTCGTGGAGGACTGCACCAGCGACGAGAGCGCCGGTGTGCGGGCGCCCGCGGCACCGGAGCCGGCCGTCCAGACTGCCGGTCAGCCCTCCGGGCTGCTCGGTGCCATCCCGGGACAGCGCACCACCGAGCAGGAACCCTTCGTGGCCGCGACGCAGCCGGCACCGCCGGCGTCCCGGACCTCGAAGGCCGTGCTCGGTGAACTGGACGCGCTGGTGGGCCTGGAGAGCGTCAAGCGGGAGGTGCGGGCCCTCACCGACATGATCGAGGTCGGCCGGCGCCGGCAGCAGGCGGGTCTGAAGGCGGCGTCGGTCAAACGCCACCTGGTGTTCACGGGCTCCCCCGGCACGGGCAAGACCACGGTCGCCCGGCTGTACGGCGAGATCCTCGCCTCGCTCGGGGTGCTGGACCAGGGCCATCTGGTGGAGGTGTCCCGCGTCGACCTGGTGGGCGAGCACATCGGCTCCACCGCCATCCGCACCCAGGAGGCGTTCGAACGGGCCCGTGGCGGTGTGCTGTTCATCGACGAGGCGTACGCCCTGTCCCCCGAGGACGCGGGGCGTGACTTCGGCAAGGAGGCCATCGACACGCTCGTCAAGCTGATGGAGGACCAGCGGGACGCGGTGGTGGTCATCGTCGCGGGCTACACCGCCGAGATGGAACGGTTCCTGTCGGTCAACCCCGGTGTGGCGTCCCGTTTCTCGCGCACCATCACCTTCAGCGACTACGGCCCGGAGGAACTGCTGCGCATCGTGGAGCAGCAGGCGGAGGAGCACGAGTACCGCCTCGCGCCGGGTACCGCCGAGGCCCTGCTGGAGTACTTCACGACCCTCCCGAAGGGCCCCGCCTTCGGCAACGGCCGCACCGCGCGGCAGACCTTCGAGGCGATGGTGGAGGCCCACGCGAGCCGGGTCGCCCAGCTCGACGAGCCGAGCACGGACGACCTGACCCTGCTGTACGCGCAGGACCTGCCCGAACTCCTGTGA
- a CDS encoding Rv1733c family protein, which translates to MRAIRGLWRWRHNPLRRTTDLVEAWLALGALLAILLVAPVIGTLAGLSAQEALQRSVREQRESRHPVTATVIRELDPEPQDIDPETTSRETRTRVLAHWTAPDGTDHRARLLAHLDTAGPRDRFTMWTDDHGRPVTRPLDPATATTHAVLAGFGATVLAACVVEGARRLVVRRMVLRRYARWDQAWDRAGPDWGRTGTGS; encoded by the coding sequence GTGCGAGCCATCCGCGGACTCTGGCGCTGGCGGCACAATCCGCTGCGCCGCACGACCGACCTGGTGGAGGCCTGGCTGGCCCTGGGCGCTCTGCTCGCGATCCTCCTCGTCGCACCGGTGATCGGCACCCTCGCCGGTCTTTCCGCGCAGGAGGCTCTCCAGCGATCCGTCCGGGAGCAGCGCGAGTCCCGGCATCCGGTGACCGCCACCGTGATCCGGGAACTGGATCCCGAACCGCAGGACATCGACCCCGAGACGACCTCTCGGGAGACCCGCACCCGTGTGCTCGCCCACTGGACCGCGCCGGACGGCACCGACCACCGCGCCCGGCTCCTGGCTCACCTCGACACCGCCGGTCCCCGCGACCGCTTCACCATGTGGACCGACGACCACGGCCGCCCGGTGACCCGCCCGCTGGACCCCGCCACGGCGACGACGCACGCCGTCCTCGCCGGGTTCGGTGCCACCGTGCTCGCCGCGTGCGTCGTGGAGGGAGCGAGACGGCTCGTCGTGCGGCGCATGGTCCTTCGCCGGTACGCCCGTTGGGACCAGGCATGGGACCGGGCGGGCCCGGACTGGGGCAGGACCGGCACCGGCAGTTGA